From Branchiostoma floridae strain S238N-H82 chromosome 5, Bfl_VNyyK, whole genome shotgun sequence:
TTTCTGCAGAGACTGAATGAAGATGTCGTGCGGACTATGCGTCAATCTTCCTGACAAGTCTGACTGAAGAGGTAGTACGGAATGTGAGCCATGCCAATCAATGAAATTCCTTCTCGCAGTAGTAATTCCGCCCACTATTCACATAATGCTATGCATTGCGGATATTCTATCTCGCGGACAGAACGTTACATATTCTCGCCATTCGATGTTtggacaaaacaaaatgacagaagATTTTTAGAGATTTACTGCGAGTATAGCAACTTTCTGCGTACTGGAGCAGTCGTATTACGGTGTGTCTCATAGAAAAGGATAAAATGAATAACATTAGATGGTGGGGAAGATGAGCAGTAAGGTGATTTCACTTCGAGAAGAGTTCGTGCGGAATGTTAGCCAATCTTCCTACAGAGTCTGTCTGAGACTGATGAAATTCCTTCTCGCAGTAGTAATTCCGCCCACTATTCACATAATGCTATGCATTGTGTACTTTCAAAATAGCGGAAAGTAGGTTCTATGTTCTCGAcattcaatttttttgcaaacaatTGAACATAAAGACCTGCAAGTGATATTAGGTGTTCTGATCAAAATCAACTGCCAAAACATCAAGCATCTCTCTCCAGCTTTGGTCACACGCTAAATAGAAAATTAACCCTCAGGCTCAATGTTTAATCAAAATGTCTTGAATTGCTGAAATATGTGATTTTGTAGAGATTTACTGCAAGTATAGCACTTTTCTGAGTACTGGAACATTTCTATGACGGTGTGAAGGAGAAAAGAATAAAATGAATAACATTAGATGGGGAAGATGAGCAGAAAGGTAATTCCACTTCGAGAAGAGATGGTGACGTGAAGAATGTAAGCCAATCTTCCTACAGAGTCTGACTGAGACTGATGAATTTCCTTCTCGCAGTCGTAATTCTGCCCACTATTCAGATAATGTTATGCATAGTGTAGCTTGTATCTAGCGGGCAGTACGTTACATGTTCTCGCCATTCATTTTTTGGCAAACAATTGAACATAAAGACCTGCAagtgatataacgttagtgaTCTAAGATTGGCATACATTGTTAAACTTTATGTTATCAACTAAGCAAATATTTAACATTACAATATCCAGATACTTGACTGTAGTATGTCGCCTAAAGATTATAACTTGCCACAATTATAAACATAGTTTAATATCTGAGGCAACACGTTCTTTTTCATTCTTGTACATATTTtctatttgtacagtttgttaaATAAAACTAGAGTTGCTGAGAAAGAAACATTTCTATGTCCTAGACCTGCCAGAGAATATTTTGGTCGATCAAAGGCAAAACGTTTTCTCTACTCAACTGTTCTCTTGTTCTCTGGTAAATGAAACTATATTCATGATATTTGTGATTCTGTTTGACCAGTTAAAAGATATAGTTTTTATCCGCTCTCCGACTATTACAAATATTTTAAGGATGGACACTTTTTTAATATAAGGGCAACTTTCAATGCTAAATGGAAGTACTTTGAATTGCAAAAAGAAGTGTTTCAGCATTATCTCTATTGCGAGTCAAATATCGtttggaatacatgtacattttgcacaCCGGACTGTCAACAATAAAACAATGCATAATATTATCTGCTGGATAGGATGGACGTCGGAAAGATGATTTCACTGCAAGAAAGAATTTCATCAGACGCTTCTTCAAGAGATTGGCGAACATTCGATGAGAACGAACCGAGACATATTGACATACAAAGAGGACAAtcatgtttgtttggttggttggttggttggttggttggttggttggttggttggttggttggttggttggttggttggttggttggttggttggttggttggttggttggttggttggttggttggttggttggttggttggttggttggttggttggttggttggttggttggttggttggttggttggttggttggtccgtttgtttgtcctgCACGACTGGTAAAACGTCATTAGTTGTACAAAACAGGGTTTAAAGTTAGTATGTACGTACAAGCTACATGACACTGGACTGCAAGATTTATCAAAATTTAAATCTGCCAGAAGATAGCTAAAGATTGCGGATTTTCTAGCGTTAGGATTAGTTAGCGCGTTAGTTAAGGTGAACCTTccatcaagaatatctcggcaacaaagtAAAAATCTTTGATGCGGGTTctctaccaagggacctttcctaAAGATACCAAGTTTATCCTAAATTTTAATTCAATAGGGAGACAATCTCTCACTCTAGTCTCTTAACTGCACCCCTCCGCCTatggtcagatttgaactctgACCCTGAAGCTTTTCTGCAAGCTGATGGTATAGGGAcaaatcacttaaaaacacatttacttCCATTTCAAACTTCAAGTCTTTatccccactgcaaagctggatttgtcagggtttttttgttgtttaataAGCTCAAGTTCAACTCcagcattttaacgagctacagccagatgattgtcatgatgccAGGATTTCACCCTCTgtcctaatggatcagtccagtCTCTCCACTGAATATGGAGGTCAATTACGTATACAAGTCAAAGCATGCCATAGGTCACAATTTAAgtttaaaatgataaaaaaaatcaacaaacaggTTAAGTGTAGGCACTTCATGCGCATATCCGGAAATGAGGTCCTTCCCTTATACGGTGATTTCGCCAGGTGGCGCTGTAACTCGGTGTCGTAGCCCCACAGCTCGGGAGTCAATTGTTTTGAAAGAACTTTTATCCAGTTAGTGTGTCTACATTAAGTGTTGGTTAGATAAAGTTTAGGTTGATCATATgcgaagaaagaaagaattaaaGAAGAACTACTTTATAGAGGTAATGCTGCTGTGCAACCTCCAAAGAAATTTTGCTTCTTCGTGCTTTGTGTTTGCACACCTAGTTAGTTCGTTATGAATCCTTTGCAATGTTTTAATATATTTTGATCTCGACGATATTCACGTATCTTTTGTAGATATTTTAAATGGAATTCGTGGGTACTTCAATTGGACTCTCAACACTACATCATAACATTGTATAAACAAGTTTTGTAACCGATCGCGATAAGAAATCAACGTATAACTGTTTATTCTCCAAACACGTAATATTTGCCAAAAAGATGAATTGCCACATCATATCCTGCACGGGACTGGTACACGTTTACGACAGGTGCTAGCGTTCCCTTGACACGAGCGAAGACGAGTAAATATCACTACGCGTGTGTCACAAATAACAAAGCTAACCAAATGAGAAATCATGGAGTCATGATGAGTTATTTTGAGTTGCTCGTAGGAATTAATACCCCCATGTTTGATGGTTaccattttattttgttgtgaATCTATATGATACATTTATGTTTTAatacctttattttgttttctgatTTATAATTTTCCTAGGGGCTTTCGTAAAAATCAGATATTGTAACTGAAGGGACTAACTTCATATAATAAAtcataaatgaaaaaaagtagTAAGAAGACTTACATAACCGCGAATATGCAACATATTTTATCccgttacatgtacacaagcaCAATGACGTTCGCCCTCTTCCTCTGCAGTTTCCATCCCAGAGAGAAGAAAAGTAAAGCTATGCAGTTTCAAAAAGGTCAAAGAATTTCAAATACGATAAGTACCAACATACAACTCTCATACctagtttattgtttattgcgGTGTATTGTTTATTTGTCGCAGTGTCATCGCAAAATATAAAGAcagaaagctatacatatagtTGACTTTGCACCATAAAAGTCCATTTCGTGACACTGTCACTCAGCTCTATTTATGGAAATTATACACAATCTATATTTGAATTTCAATAGTTAAGTAAGACCTGTGACCTTTCAACTACTTTCTCATGAAGGGATAGTGGCATGTGACGTTATTAGTCATTCAAACACTATGGTTCCTGTTATTCAAGGCCGCGGAAGCTTCTGTGTACAATTGGTTCATATTTAAACAAAACCCGCAGATGTGACGACTCTTCCAGTTGTCTGTTATTAGCAGGCACACAGTGCAGACGtgtagaaagagagagaaaaaattCCTCACTGGTGTGACGATGGCGCGGATAGCAGCCTTCCTTTTGCTGATTTTCGCCGCCCTTTGGGAGTGCAGCAGCGCACAAGGTGGTAAAAACATATTCCATGATATTTCAATGAAGATAAAAATGTACCATATGGAACTGATATCTTAATTTTGTTCTTCAGATTGGGGTATGTTTTGCATGACCCGAAATTGAGTTCCCTATTTCTGTACAATAGTAGTGTCTTGTAAGCTCAGTGTTCCCGTGTATGATTGTATGATCTTGTCTGAGAGAGTTTCAGACGGTGGCGTGAAAAAGAACCCAAAATATTTATCGAGAAGCGTaaggggtatctcactggactgcggTCAGTTGGTGGCGTCACCGTGTTCCAAGTTCTATTTGTGTTACgcttgactttataatgggaaCATTATGCAAAACGTACAACTAAAAGTATGGCTAGAAAGACACCCAAAGCGTAAAAAATCGTTTTTATCGATGAAACTTGTTGAGCGGATAGACGCCGCCATACTACCCGTTGGCTGAAAGCATGTTTCAAGTTGAGGTACAAGAAAAAATGCCATACTTCGTCTCGACTGCTTTGCGTTTTACCCCTTATCCTGTAACGCTTGAATGTTTGAATTCAGATTGTTACTACGGGAATGGAGAGAGCTACAGAGGACCGACATCGCAGACGGTGTCTGGTCTGACGTGCCAGGCGTGGAACGAGCAGTCTCCCCACCCCCACATCTTCCAGCCCAACCTGTACCCCACCGCCGGGCTGGACGGGAACGCCTGCCGGAACCCGCTCGGCGTGGACACCAAgccctggtgctacaccaccGACCCGAGCGTCGAGTTCGAGCTGTGTGACGTGGCCGAATGTGGTAAGTTTGGTCATTTGACGCAATGTAAGGCTTTGGTCCTAACCgtaccggtgcccgtcagggatcaGTATAGCCCCATCCGGACTCCGAataaatttgtcccggtggactgccgaaTAACGGGCTACGGGTAgatcacggcgtctatttgttacctgGTCCCGGGTTCATTCTACGTCCGATTTAGATTCAATCCGGTGCCCGGCTGTACCCAAAATATACTGGGAGCCAAAAGGTttcccacggggccacgtaggggcCACGCTCGAAAGTAAAAAAAGGGCCCGTtaactgcccggcagggccgcTTTCTTCAATTGGAACCTAAGCCTAATTTTGGTTCTGTATTGAAGAATCGCACAACGCTGTAACACTTTCTCAGTCAAGTAAGTGCCTTTCCGTTGACTCAGAGCTACGTAGAACAGCTCATGAAGAAATGTGCGTTAAGTGAATGAAGCCACGCGACTCCACATGTTATAAACGCGTACAATTCTAACATATTTCAGTGTCTGAGTGTTACTACGGGAACGGAGAGGGCTACAGAGGGGACGCCACGGTGACAGAGTCTGGCCTGACGTGCCAGGCGTGGGACCAGCAGACCCCTCACACCCACATCTTCCGCCCCACCCTGTACCCCGACTCCGGgctggagcagaactactgccggaaccccCTGGGAGTGGACACCAAGCCGTGGTGCTACACCACCGATCCCGCCACGGAATTTGAGACCTGCGCCGTGAATGCCTGTCGTGAGTGCAAATTTagttctttatatatatatctcatttCAAGAGAAACGGCAAACCTTTAGCGACTATTGACTTTTATAAGTATTACAAACGAGTTTTATTGATTGATAAGTATATTTTGcaagttttgtgtgttttgtatatcATACCTTTGCATCATATGCAGTGCAAATCCAATCGTTTTAGTCATAGAGGACTCTGTATTTCTTAAGTGATACATTGTCGAGGTTGCGGTACAATCCCTTAATAGTGAGATAAACATATCCGTACGCGTTTATTTTCTTTGAACAACGCGACAGTACAGTACGTTTCTgaagtaaaaaaacaatatatatggAGGCGCTTTCAACATCATTTTGCAGTGTCCAAATGATACAACGTACACGGTTGGCTCTTTCCAGTCACTGGTCATGGTCTAGTGACATAGGAGAGAAGAATTGCGCCTGTAATGTTCTGTTGAGAAAGAAAATGTCTGTGAGCTAATATTTTACCCGATCTTTTTCCATAGCGACAACACCCGCTCCTCCAACTACTACCGGTGAGTGGCTGTTTACTTACTGATCATATCtagctttaaaaaaacatgacgtATCCCAATGATTTCTTGATTCGACTTTTCTCTTTAGAATTGCAACAAGATTATCATTAAACTTTGCAACAGCATCATCTGTAAACTTTGCTACCAAATTATCAGTAAACTTTGCAGCAGGAATATCAGTATGTCTCGGTTTATTTCATTACACcaacaattacaatacaattaagATGTAGTGAGTGAATATCATTTTGCAGTAACCTTTGCCACGGAATTATCAGTAAACCTCAGAAAATTTCACGGATCTGTTACTTTTCTCCGCTTATATAGAGAAGATCGTCTTTTAGAATCTGAAATGATGCCACGATGATATGAATCATGGCTTGATTCATGTACCTTTTCGTGGATGTACCAAGATAAAAGCCTGAGAAGTTTtataaaacaagcaaaaataccAATACCTGTCTGTAATTGTTTCAAACTACTGTCTTACACATCCCAATTCAAACCTTCAGTTCCATGCGTTCCTATGTCTCTAATTCCCACCCGTCTGTCCTCTCCACAGACCCCAATGTTCCTGTGGGGTGCCCCTCCTCCTGGTCCACCGGCCCCAACTCGTGCTTCCTGGTGGTGCAGAACTACGTCACGTGGCAGCAGGCGAGTGACGACTGCGTCAGCAAGGGCGGGCATCTGGCTACCATCGGCACGTATGACGATGAGGTAAGTTGAAAGAAATCTTCTTGAGGAGTTCCCACTTAGGCcaaggtcccaattcccaacttGGGCCCGGTCGGATAGCTTCCAAAAACGCAAAATATGACaggaaaggcaacaaaacatacagaacGTGTAAAATTAGTCAGGGGATTAAATTGTACCAAAAATTGTttattccttggtaaacacttttatttttcattttcgcAAACAtctcggccgggccccgctACAGAAATGGGACCTAAACCTTATGCTTCGGTCACACTTGCACTGTCGGGGGTGTGGCCCCGGCCGGACTCCGAAGGCACAATTTGCCCCGGCGTGTTCTCAGGGGTAGGTCACAGCGTCTATTTGTTGCCAGGTCCCGGCTGGGTCAACTATAGCCCCACGGTACCACGTAAGGAGTCACGCCCCAAAGTGCCCCAAAATATCTCGTGAGCTGCCCGAcagcccctcccccttttcTAGTTGTGACCAAAGCATAAATGATGAAAACTGTTTGAAACGTCTATTTTATCTGAGACCTAACCCAATTACAGTATCTTATTTTTTCTTCGTCGGCGAAGAGAGAATGTATCATGTACCTGGGTGTCTATCCTTCGCCAATGCCTGGAATAAAATGATCTAATCAAAAAGGTGATATCACTGAGCGTCTGCTTTTGAGTCTTTGGCATGACGTATGACCACGTTAAAACAACATTTGCTTTTCATGAATCGCACCTTCTTTTCAGACATTCATCCAGGGACTGACCAACTATGACTACCAGCCGTACTGGATTGGTCTTCATGACACCGGGGCGGAGGGTACCTTTATTTGGGTGGACGGAACTCCGCTTAGTTACACGTAAGTCTAGAACCTCTGCAACCTAAGTTCTAGACCTCTGCAACTTAAAAGTTGCAGAGGTCTAGAACTTGCAAAGGATTCCAACGCTGATCTTAAAAGATCGTCGTTGGAATCCTTAGCGAGCAACCCGTACATTTGCAGCGATGTTGTGATTACCATGACACATTTTTAATCAtgtctttctgtcctttctCCATTTATCATTGCTCTGAAACTTGTCTAAACCGTTATTAACGATAGTCTTTAAGAGAACCAAGTGACCCATCAGAAAATACGGTTATATGCAGCAAAATCATAAGAATGTGAGTCGTTTGGATTTTTATGGCCGCCTGTTCTTTTTCTTTAGGAGCTGGAATTACGGAGAGCCCAATAACAACGGAGACGAAGACTGTGTGCAGTTGTCAGGATATAACTGGAACGATGCCTACTGCGGGGGGTCTGCCAGATACATCTGTGAGATTGATACAGGTGAGGACAGCATTTTGAAATAATCTACATACGCTCTTGCGTATCATCTAACAAATGCGGTCGCAAACGTAGTACATTTCCacatactagactaagtatacgTAGATATGTAGCTGATGCGGTGTCTTCTGGCTACGTTAAGTTTGAGATCATACCTGTTAGCCACGACACTTACCTGAAGTGCGCACGTAACAGTACCAATTAGACGTGCCCTGAGGAAGGGGACAGACGGTATCTTCGCTCTTCAATAAAACACTTGAATGTATATAGCGAACTTTAATAGCTATCCAAAGACGGTGGACAGTGTAAACATCCTTGCACTTAAGCAATTCGATGACGTCACGTATGATGACATTACGCATCCCCAAGGTCATGCCCCCAAGGTCATGTGTCCAAAGTTGACATTCCGAACTGATGAAGGTCGCAATACGGGCAGCTAACGTGTTTCTAATTATACAGTTTTGCCTCTGTCATCTTGCCTATAGCTGGCGGTCCACCGACTTGTGGTGAGGCTCTGACCGACGCCGAAGGGGTAATCGAGAGTCCCGGGTACCCCAGCCAGTACGGGAACAACGCCGCTTGCGTCTGGACCATCGAGAACCCCGATCGGGCTCCCGTCAACATCTGGTTCGAGGACTTCGACGTCGAGTGCGACTACGACTTCCTACACATCACCGACGGGGACAAGCAGCACACGTGAGTCGAACAATGATATATTGATAGGACTAGTTTACTtatatccgcagggtaacctatatccgttattttgaAAAACACGCAGTCTAGGcatgtagggatatcaagttaacggacagtggtttcaaacagcaatattctgaagacattgcagtttgaaaccaccgtccatggatgtgatatccctaaaaaaTCCGTTTTTGGATATAGTTACCCCGCGGGTGAAGGTAACTTGAGCTACATGTTGTATTGTTAattcatgttgttgtttattgttgtttattaagaaagcttttagcccttacgggccaatcttccaaggttcaatcaacatgtATTTTAGTTAACACTTGGTAATTACATATTATTGTCTTAAATACAATAAAGATCAAGTATGATTAACACGTGTTAATTACGTCGACGTTCGTAATGAACTGTGCACATATAGCATTGAAGAACGGTAGCCCAAAGTAGGCCAGAGATAGATGGAGTTGATCTTGGAATTCCTTTTCATCAGACCAAACTTGGTTTTCTGTGTTGTCGACCCTTAATTTTATAATTAAAATTCGGTACACGATGTAAAAGTATCATTTAAGCAAGAAAAAAGCACACGTGTAAAGATCATACAAAATATCTATTCTCTATTTGTGGAAAAATCCGACAAATCTTTGGTCGTCCAGTGGTCATCCAGGGGGTATAAGTCAACAACATCCAGTGACACTTTTGTGCTTCAGACGTATAACATAAACTTCTATAAACGCATTGtgcaaagtatatatatatttatatatatatatatatatatatatatatatatatatatatatataatataaccaCGCAACGTCACTGACTAGGTGTGTGTTCCCCCCTCCTAGTTACACGTGTAAGCTGGACGCAGGGCTCGGCTGCAGCATCACCACCACCGGCTCATTCGTCAAACTGGAGTTCACCACCGACTCCTCCATCACCGCTGCGGGATTCCGTCTCCGATACGCCAGTAAGTCAAGAGAGTTTAAGTCTTGATTGATAAAGTAGAATTCATAGATAACGTATCAAGATATTCAAAGGAGTTCGCACTGACTCAAATCCTGCATTGGCTAGAGCTTGAGGGCCATAACCCGAAGCGTTAACCACACATCTATTAATTATGCTGAAATGTAAACGTCACCCTGCTAATGCTTCTAGAAAAGGAATTCCAACGGCCAGCGTAGTTCACGGGCACCTTGGGACGTAACCCCTACGTGGCCCCATGGGGCACCCTGTGATTACTGGGCTATGTTTGGGCACGGCCGGGCCCCAATGACAAATAGTACATCGTGACATATTTGTTAAAACCCTGAGAGGAACTGCCACTGtttccggcagtccaccgggacaaatttgcgGCTTCAGAGCCCGGTCTGGGTTACACCCCCGACGGACGCCGGCGCAGTTTTGACCATAGCATAAGGCTGCAGGGGAAAGAAGAAAAGCTGATAAAATGAtcctataacgttaacattatttttgttttccaggCGTGTTGAGCGACACCGACCCACCTCCAATCTACCCTCACCAGCTCTGGGCAGACAGGACGTGTAACGCCACTATTGAATTCGGTAACGGCAAAGTTTCTAAATTTCTGGATAAACGTTATACGTCATAGCCTGTCTCACATTTGTCGCCAATACAATATCATTCACGCTCCAAGTCTTATCTCTAATCTCTTGAGTCAAATCTCTAttatatgttacaattttaaactctacctccgtacacaaaaataaagcgcttaccaacaagctttcgatcagtcctctgacccTTTTTTatgttgaaatgacccagagcctattTTTCATCCATCTCTTTATAAAAACATCTTATGCGTGAATAAATGTTTGTACCAATCTAGTTTTAAACTCCCTATACAATTAAGGTTACATATCTATGTTTGACCACGCAATGCATATCTACATCAAACCAGTATATCTTTCTACGTCACGGATACAGAGATAACGTTAGATGCAGTACTCAATACaaaaattactcaagcaactggatacgttTTGTAATTGGTCAGACGTTACCTTTGGCTGACGTAAACTGAAGTATCTAAATTTAGTTAATTGAGAAACTTTTGTATTGCTGTTTGTGTTGTCaactggatgtgtaaccttcatcgacgtaaataCAATACTATTTACACATCTCCACTGTCCCTGTATAGCCTCCCAGTTCACGAACGCGTGTCCTGACGGCTGGACCGGCGGCCTGTCGTCCTGTTACCTGTTCCAGCAGGACCTGAAGCCCTGGGCGGTGGCCCGAGTGGACTGTCAGAGGCGGGGCGGAGACCTCGTCAGCGTCAACTCGGACTTGGAGTGGGTGCGTACATacgatgtttttgtttgtaaccAGTACAAGCGGGATCGTGTggcgtgtctgcagagtgttTAGCCCAGAGCTCCTgcgttcgaatcctgtcatgctaccgatgTTGAGTCCTTGGGAAAAGAACTTTCCACAACTGTCCTcattccacccaggtgtaaaaaataaAACCTGACTTTAGTTGGGAGGCAAAAGGCGCTGGGAGGAGAGGTTTTGGGCATCGTCTAACAATAGTACCCTAGACAGAGTGAATAACACCCATTTGCACGTTAAGTACAAACGACATAAGACCAGACACGCACAGGGACGAACTCTATTCTGATCAGCAGAAGGCGTCTATCCCCAAACATTATGCTGAAACCAATGCTTCAACCCCAATCCCCTCAACAACTGCTAATTAATACGCATGGTGGATTCGTGACCATTTCCGatgtgtctgtacatgtagctgtcttCAAAAGCAAACCAACTACTCGAACCACGCGGCAAACCAGTTTTATGTGTAGAAATTGAAAGATAACGGCTTGTTGATTATAACGATGCTGTGGTTTCGGGTAACTGACAGTTTACATACTGTACTGTAGAACTGGATCCTTGGCCAGACGCTGAGCTCGTACCCGCAGTACTGGATCGGGCTACACGACACCGCTGGCGAGGGGACGTTCGTCTGGTCCGACAGGAGCCCGGTAACCGTCACGTACGTATCCTACTGACGCACTAATAACTCGTCGCTCAATGTCCTGAGTTTGTATCCGGTTGTTGTCGTTCACAACTTAGGGTGCTGCTCAAGACAATCACAGTCCCGACTATAAGGCTATcgtaacatttccaaaccggggcccggtcgggctgtttttggaaacgaTAAATAGACAtgtttacatgaaaatatacacaaataacgTCAAATAACAACTATTCTCTTAGGTCTTGTGTAGGtcgttgtcttttatattactttttttcgtttccgatAACtacccggtttggaaatgtgatgtaggcCTTTGGCTTCGATCTCTTTGAATCTACTCATAATTATTGCAGTCCATTGAATGTAATCCCCAAGTAGATGATTGCTACCCAGGCCTGCCGTTTTACAGTTTTCTGCGTATAATGCTGAGTGTGCGACTTTTACCCCAGCATGACCAGTGGTGGTGATtgtaacaaaaatgtttcatATGTGAGCCACTGTTCGTTGTACTTGAGAGCCACCTTTATAGACAATTGGCAAGTATGAACAAAcaccatgaatttgtttgttaaAGCTACTGGAACTATGGTGAACCGAACGACGCAGGGACCGGGGAGGACTGTACGGAGATCGGCGGCAGCACGTGGAACGACTCCCCCTGTAGCAACAACAACCGCTACATCTGTGAAATCAGACTGGGTAAGAAACTGGCCATTTTACTAATATTatctaggccacagcaagtaaattttatggatgacattttcgtctgatatcagaaaaaaaacaatagtttttttttcttctgcagggttGGTCAACAtaacgataaagtaccaaaatgagcaaatatattgtgttgtagcctaataattgtacttgtagaagtggcacttGCGAGGtgcccaggactgtagttgtagaaatgaaactcattggatagttgtaaaagtgacaccaatttTAGAGAACTTACACCTTTCGTTGTGTGATTTCTAGAGTCGGCAAGAATTGACTGTGACTTTGACACCGACGTCTGCGGGTACACGAACGACAGCACCGCCGACTTCTCCTGGAACAGGCTCCGGGGATGGACCC
This genomic window contains:
- the LOC118415818 gene encoding macrophage mannose receptor 1-like, with protein sequence MARIAAFLLLIFAALWECSSAQDCYYGNGESYRGPTSQTVSGLTCQAWNEQSPHPHIFQPNLYPTAGLDGNACRNPLGVDTKPWCYTTDPSVEFELCDVAECVSECYYGNGEGYRGDATVTESGLTCQAWDQQTPHTHIFRPTLYPDSGLEQNYCRNPLGVDTKPWCYTTDPATEFETCAVNACPTTPAPPTTTDPNVPVGCPSSWSTGPNSCFLVVQNYVTWQQASDDCVSKGGHLATIGTYDDETFIQGLTNYDYQPYWIGLHDTGAEGTFIWVDGTPLSYTSWNYGEPNNNGDEDCVQLSGYNWNDAYCGGSARYICEIDTAGGPPTCGEALTDAEGVIESPGYPSQYGNNAACVWTIENPDRAPVNIWFEDFDVECDYDFLHITDGDKQHTYTCKLDAGLGCSITTTGSFVKLEFTTDSSITAAGFRLRYASVLSDTDPPPIYPHQLWADRTCNATIEFASQFTNACPDGWTGGLSSCYLFQQDLKPWAVARVDCQRRGGDLVSVNSDLEWNWILGQTLSSYPQYWIGLHDTAGEGTFVWSDRSPVTVTYWNYGEPNDAGTGEDCTEIGGSTWNDSPCSNNNRYICEIRLESARIDCDFDTDVCGYTNDSTADFSWNRLRGWTPQSNTGPLADHTTGSGYYMLTQSAPYPNPGAKTSFMSPTIDVYTHACLRFVYHIYGHDVGTLNVHVEGPRGKTTIFSSTGNNTNTWIKADIEVEAGSFRVVFEAERGTNPNTNIAIDDVHLTEGFCIACPSGWTTTENSCYKFVQTQKSWQEARDDCRSQGAGLVSVDSAAEHTWLQTQVDYYQPWWWIGLNDLQSETSFTWSNGKPLTVTYWIAGEPNDSSGNEDCVEMQGSYQQAWNDQSCQMQNYYICEINKDSPLIIDTSDGPIDTGPCYSGNGDKYRGTANTTVSGIDCQPWGLQRPHLHVFDAESYPEAGLDGNYCRNPDGAAQPWCYTMDANVRWEYCDVQQCDGGTDVQTSAPIPDYQIRLVGGVSFGRVEVFYNGQWGTVCDDNFGKEDADVVCRELGFPAALQFYPDAYFEPGEGPIWLDEVTCSGREISLQYCANSGWGVTNCGHNEDVGVSCLEAKDGEKEAVKPNRLPSFLKKMFGQ